The DNA region AGTTTTATTGAACTGGAAAGTTTAAGACAGAATGATAATTTTGATCTTGAAATTAAGATTCCTAAAATAACAGCTGAAACTCTTACCGTTGCACCATTTATATTAATTCCGTTTATAGAAAATGCCTTTAAACATATTTCAGAAGATAAAGAATTGCGAAAATGGCTTAACCTTTCTATCGGCATAGAAAATAATCAGCTTAATTTTGAACTGAGTAATAGTGCTAATTACGAGGTTCGCCATCAATTGCCGGAAGGGATAAATTATGGTGGATTAGGACTCAAAAATGTAAAGCGTAGGTTAGATTTAATTTATCCAAATGCGCATGTGCTTCTTATTAAAAAAGGTAAAGATGTACACACCGTAAAGCTAGTTCTAACACTTGCCCATATTGTTAGGGCACACTTAAAAAAGGTTTCGGTATGATGCGATGTATTGTTATAGATGATGAGCCGCTGGCTAGGGAATGTATAACCAACTATATAGACCAGATAGATATGCTAACCTGTGTAGGCACAGGTACGTCTGCTTTAGATATACCGCGTATTTTAGAAAAAACTGATGTAGACTTGCTTTTTCTGGATGTACAAATGCCTCTTATGAACGGTCTAGAATATTTAAAATCTAATCCTAATGCACCTATGACCATTTTAACTACAGCATTTCCAAATTACGCCATTGATGGGTTTAACCTTAATGTACTAGACTATTTGTTAAAGCCTATTTCCTTTAATCGTTTCTTTACCGCAATTACAAAAGCCCGCCACCAATATCAACTCATAAATAATGGTATAGCATTAGTGAAAGAAGAGGAGAGTGGTTGCTTTTTTATAAAATGCGATGGTAAATACGAAAAAATTAATCACCATGATATTCTTTTTGTACAAGCCATGCAGAACTATGTGATCATACAAACTGATAAACGTAAATACGTTACATTATTGTTCTTAAAAAATGTACAAGAGAAGTTAAGTCAAGATGCTTTTATACGAGTTCACAAATCATATATAGTCGCTATTGATAAAATTGAAGGTGTCGCCCAACACGAACTACAAATAGGAGCACATAAAATTCCACTAAGCAGAAATTATCGTAAAGAGGTCGTGCCTAAAATAATTGGAGATAATCTTTGGGATAAAAAAGATATCTAACCGCTTCCCTTATTTTCTTTTAATTTTTTTCAGGATTATACCTCCATCCTTTTGTTCTAATAAGTGTATGTATTGGTCTGGATATATATACCTTGTTTTTTACCTAAACTTCCATTTTTGTTACCAAACGCCAACAGGTTTTGGTCCTTAACTTTGTATTAAATAACAAGAACATAAGCAGTTATACAACTTTTAAAAAATAAAAATCATGAAAACAATAGAACATACAAATGCACTTGAACAAGCTCTTGCACTAGAAATTCCTACACGAGAAGCTTCTTTAAGACGCGATCCATCTGTTGCTCAATTTTGGAATGACAACCGTACATTGTTAGAAGACGCTTGGGCAGAATGGGAAACTGAAAATAAAGACGATTTACTGGTTCCTGATGAAACCTTGCTTGACCCACGTTTACGTAAAGCAATTAAAGACGCTTGGGAAAATCCAGAAAAAGAATCTGCCGTTGCCGATTTGTGGGAAGAAATTATTCCTGGTGTTTATGTTGCACAGTTTTTTGATGTTGAACGTTTAGCAGAATTCCGCAGTTATTTGGAAGATGTGGTCAACTCAAAGATTCCGAAACGCGCACCTTACGGTATTCAATTGAATCGCTATGGTATGATGTTAGATCCACGATCGGAAGGTCATCTTGCAGCTCCTAATTTTCAGGCATTTTATAATGAAATGATGGATCGTTACATGCGTCCGATCGCTCGTTTGCTACTTGGCACTTATGGCTACGATAACCAAACCTTTGGTTTCTCTATTCAGTACAATCCAGATAAGGATAAAGATTTACACGCACATACGGATGCCTCGGCTGCAACCTTAAATATCAACATTAACTTACCTGATGAAGAATTTACAGGTTCACAAGTTGATTTCTATGATAAATCTTCCGGAAAAACGGTACAAACAACTTTTGAACCAGGTAAGGCAATACTACACCGTGGTAATGCACCACATGCTACACACCCAATCACCAGCGGACAACGCAGTAACTTGGTAGTATGGCTATATGGAGACCGCATGCAAATACCAAGAGGTAGTACCAGCAGCTATGGTGGTGGCAATAACGCTGCATCCAAAGTTGTGACGGCAGAAGACATCACGGCACGCCAGCGTTGGAGTTTACCAGATGGTCCTAAAGATACCATTGCACCGTTTTAAAAAGACATGAAGTATGCGTTATGCACTTACTGCTTATAGTGCGGTCTAATAAATAACATTGGAAACTGGCAACGCTTGTGTTGCCGGTTTTTCACCAACAATAAAATTATGTATACCAAACCAAAATACCCAATTTCAACAGTTCTTAAATGGACCAGGAGATATATTTATATCTTTTTTATAACCGCATTAATCCCGGTTCTACTTTACGAAGTGGCAGGTTTTAAATGGTTAACGTTACCGTGGCAACCTATTGGGCTAATTGGTATGGCACTGGCATTTATTACTGGTTTTAAAAACAATGCTTCTTACGACAGGCAATGGGAGGCTAGAAAAATTTATGGCGGTATAGTAAATGCCTCTCGTTGGTTTACAACAATGGTTAATGATTTTATAACCAATAGCTATGCCGATATTCATAAAACAGAGGCCGAAATGTTTCAAATAAGAAAAACCATGGTTTTACGGCATGTCGCTTGGATGAGTGCTTTAAGACACGCCTTGCGCCAAAAGAAAACCTGGGAAACGGCCAAAACAAATAAGTCGGATCAAGAGCATATGAAAAAAATAAAGGTAATAGAATTTGAAAATACGCTATCAGATGAGTTAGAAGGTTATTTGTCCTTGGATGAAAAAGCAGCGGTGCTCTCTAAAACAAACAAGCAAACTGCGGTCTTAAATTTTCAGTCTAAACACATTAGGCAATTAGCTTCATTAGGATTAATTGATAACTTTAGACACGTAGAATTTCAGACTGTAATTGGGGAATTATTTACCCTTCAAGGAAAAGCGGAACGTATTAAAAACTTCCCGTATCCCAGACAATTTGCTACTTTAAACTCCTATTTTATTTGGGTTTTTATTTTCATAATGCCATTTGGGTTTATGCGTCAGTTCGATTTAACTGCCCAATCATTAGTTGCATCTGGTGTACACAATGCGTTTTTTGGAATTTTTGTAGAACATTTTGTGTGGTTATCCATTCCGTTTACCATTATTATATCGTGGATATTTTTTGCTATGGAACGCGTAGGAGATACTTCTGAAAATCCGTTTGAAGGAATGGGTAATGATGTGCCAATATCCACCATTTCTAGGGCAATAGAAATTGATATTAGAGAAATGATCGATGATGACAAGCATCACATTCCTGATCCATTACCAGAATATGCCAACACCCAAATGTAACGATTAACCTAAGATTTTATACTTAAAAAAATTTCAATAGATAAAAAGTTTAAAAAAATGAAACATATATTAATAACAGGAAGTACAGACGGCATAGGCAAACTTTTAGCGTTACGTTTAGCGAAAGAGGGACACTTTGTGGCTATCCATGGTAGAAACCAAACAAAATTAGAAACTACATTAAAAGAAATAAAAGAGCAATCCAATAACGAAAATGTAATTGGCTTTTTAGCGGATTTTTCAAGCCTAGCAGATGTTGAAAAAATGGCTGCAGATGTCATTGAAAAAATGCCGAAAATTGATGTGCTGGTTAATAATGCAGGTATTTTTACCAGTAAGGTAGATAGTACTCCTTCGGGAATTGATATTCGTTTGGCAGTAAATTATTTAGCACCGTATCAACTTACCAATTCAGTTTTAAGTTTACTTAAAAAATCAGAAGCCCCACGCGTGGTAAATTTGAGTTCAGCGGCACAGTCTCCGGTTTCATTGATCGCATTAGAAGGAAAAGCGAAATTAGGTGCTAATGAAGCCTACGCGCAAAGCAAATTAGCCTTAACCATGTGGAGTTTTGATTTGGCTGCGAAAGAACCTATTATTCTTGTGGTAGCCGTTAACCCTGGTTCATTATTAAATACAAAAATGGCGAAAGAAGCATACGGACAGCATTGGTCTCCCGCTGAAAAAGGGGTAGACATTCTATACGATTTAGGTATGACCGATAGAGCTAAAACAGCATCTTATTTTGACAATGATAAAGGTGGGTATTCGCAAGCACATCCGGATGCTTATAATTCAAGAAAGATTGAAGAACTCATTGCATTAAGTGACACCATCACTTTAGAATAGAATAAGTTATAAAGAAAAATACGGATGATTACTGTATAAAAAGTAAATAACAATGATTCTTTGCATTGTAGTTTCAGCTAAATTTGCGTTATGAAGAATATATTAGTTTTATTTTCTCACCCTAAGTTTGAAAAATCTAGGGCAAATTCCATTTTAGCGGATAAAATAAAGGATAAAGTTGGGGTAACATTTCATGATTTGTATGAGTGTTACCCCGATTTTCATATAGATGTGGATGCTGAAAAAGCACTGGTAGAGTCTCATGATATTATTATTTTCCATCATCCATTTTACTGGTATAGCTGTCCTCCTTTAATGAAGCAATGGATAGATATGGTTTTAGAGTTTGGTTGGGCTTATGGTCCTTCTGGAAACGCTTTGCTTGAAAAAAAATGGTTGAATGTGATTACTACCGGTGGTTCCAAAGCTATGTATTGTGAAAATGGAATTAACTGCTATGCTATCAATGACTTTTTACGTCCTTTTCAGCAAACGGCCAACTTGTGTGGCATGCGGTATTTACCTCCTTTTGCCGTTATGGGTACTCATAAAATAGAGGATGAAAAGTTGCATACCTACGCGGATCAGTATGATAAACTAATCGATTTATTAATGGATGATGTAGTAGTGGCCGAAGTAAGTACCATTTCTTTTTTAAACGATATTCCACAACTAAATACGTAAAGCTATGACAGGTAGTATTCTTTTTGAAGCCATAGTCTTTTTATTGGGCGCAATAATCTGTGTCTCTATTGCCAAGCGCTTGGGGCTAAGTTCTGTTCTGGGATATTTACTGGCTGGGGTTTTAATAGGTCCTTATGTATTGGGTTTTATAGGAAACGAGGGCGAAGACATTCTTCATTTTGCGGAGTTCGGAGTAGTTATGATGCTATTCTTAATTGGGTTGGAGATTGAGCCTAAGAACTTCTGGAAAATGAGGAAGACAATTGTGGGAATGGGAGGTATACAAGTTGCCGGGACCATGTTGCTTTCTTATTTTTTGTTCATATTATTTGATTTTGATTGGAAAGTGGCCTTAACTTTTTCTATGGCTGTTGCCTTGTCATCTACAGCAATAGCACTACAAACGATAAAAGAAAAAGGGCTGTTGAATACCAATTTTGGGGCTTCCTCATTCTCTATTTTATTGTTTCAGGATATCGTGGTAATATTCATGTTGGGAGCTTTACCATTACTGGTAAATACAGACATACCTGCTGAAGAAAGCCATAGCGAACATGCTAACCTTCTCCAAAATTTACCATTAGGCTTACAGACTTTGGCCATTCTGGGTTCAGTGGTAACCATAATAATAACCGGTCGTTATTTAATTGTTCCGTTATTGCGTAAAGTTGCAAAAACGGGAGTTAGGGAATTGCTGATAGCTGCGGCTTTGCTTATCGTTTTTAGCATTTCATTTTTAATGGAATTGGTAGGACTAAGTCCTGCTTTAGGAGCGTTTTTAGGTGGTGTAGTTTTATCCAATAGTGAGTTTAAGCACGAGTTGGAAAGCACATTGGAGCCCTTTAAAAATTTACTTTTAGGACTGTTCTTTATGGCGGTTGGTGCTTCCATAAACTTTATAGTTATTGCAAAAAGTCCGTTGACCGTAGGTGGTATCCTAGTAGCGGTTATTGTTTTAAAGGCATTGGTCTTATTTATTACAGGTTCCTTTTTTAAGTTGAAATTGAATCAAAAATTATTACTTACGTTTAGTTTGGCACAGATTGGGGAATTCGCCTTTGTACTGCTCTCGTTCGCTTTTTCGTTGAATATTTTGGAACAGGATCAATTAGATATTATGTTGGTGGTAACAGCATTGACCATGACGGTTACACCCATAATAGGAATTATAAATGAAAGACTTTTATTACCAAGATTGGGCACCAGAGAGTCTATAAAAAGACCAATGGACCATATTGCAAGGTCGCAGAAAGTAATTCTAGTAGGTTTTGGACACTTTGGTAGTACTATTGGTAGGTTTCTGCGTACCCATGGGGTGGAAGCTACTATCTTAGATCATGATTCCAACCGAGTGGATTTTCTGCGCAAAATGGGTTTTGAAGTGTATTATGGGGATGCCACCAGAATGGACTTATTAGAATCCGCAGGTATTTCTGAGGCAAATATTCTAATCTGTGCCATGGATAATCCGGAGGTGATAAAACAACTGGCGAAAACCGTAAAAAGTAAATATCCCAAAGTAAAATTAATGGTCAGGGCAAGGGATAGGTATGCGGCCTATGAGTTTTTAAATTTGGAAATCGACCATATTTATAGGGAATCTTTAGAAACGTCATTAAAATTGGCTAGTGAGGTTTTAAGCCAAATGGGCTTTAGACGATATACGTTGCAGCGTCAAATCCAGAATTTTATTAAGTATGATGAAGATAGTATTAGACGTTTGGCCAAAGAGAAAATTGGTGATGAAAATTACATCTTTAAAGCGCGTAAGGAATTAGAACAACAAGAGAAACTACTGGAACAAGACTTTAAAAGAGGTGTTGTTGAATTTGACACCCATTGGGATGGCGAACAAATAAGAACTGCATTAGAAGAGAATCAAAATTAATTTAATAACACATATATAAAACGGCTGTTTACATATTAAACAGCCGTTTTTGTATTTTTAAGTCTTCTCAAAATTCTGCTCGTGTGGGAAATAGAATATGCCTGGTCGTATTTCCTCTACCTCAAGCCTTTTTTTTAGTTAATAAAAAGAATACCAAACGTTTAGTGATTATTTGTTAGAAAAAGTAGAGTTTTTTTCTTCAATTGTCAAGTTTTTGATCAGTTCGTTTTCTTTTCTTAATTGGACACCTTCTGTATCTTGCCCATATCAATTTAACTCAAAATGCCCCTCAATGAATTTTTCAAAATTAGTAGTTATAAGTGTTTGTCTACTTAGTTTCGCCTGCAAGAGTGAACCTGAACAAGAACCTGCTGTAGAACAGATGGAGCAAAAGTTACCTAATGAGGAAGAATTAACCCCAACTGAAGTGGTTGAGGAGGAAGATACTGATGAAAATGCCAACAGTGATATCGTATATGATTTCACGGGAAAAACACCTCCACAGGCTCCGGAGGGAATGGAGTGGAACCGGATTGATGAACTTTCGGATGAGTTTGAAGATGCCGATTTAAATACTTCAAAATGGACTAAATCCCTGTGGAATTATGGGGTCCCGGTTCAAATGGTTGAAGAAAATTCGGGAGTGGCCGATGGTAATTTATGGATAAAAGCTACGCTGGGCAATGATAGTGAACGTTGGTTTGAAAGTTCAAGGGTTATGTCCATTGCCGATGTAAATTATCCGATGTTTACGGTGAGTAGAATCAAGAATGCCCATATATCGGCCTACAATACTTTTTGGTTGAACAATGGCAATATTTCTAATCGTAATGAGATTGATGTTATAGAAAATAATTCAAACCCTTCTTGCGATTGCCAACCGGACTTTCCATGGCAGATGAACGCACAGTATTTTCATGTCATTGACGATGAAACCAAACGTAATAAAGGGAATTTTGATAATCGTGAGCTTTCAGACGAAAACCCTTTAAAAGGAGTGCCTTGGAATGAGGACTACCATACGTTTGGGGTTTGGTGGAAAGATGCTACACACATTCAGTTTTATTTGGACGGGGAACCAGCGGGAAATGTGGTTTCTGCAAGAGAATTTACAAGAAACTTAAATATCATATGGGACCTGTGGACCGTAGATGCCGATTGGTTGGGCGGTTTGGCACAAAAAGAACATTTGTCGGATAGTACATTGAATACTATGAAAATAGACTGGATTCACACCTACAAACTGGTTGATAAATAACATTTACAATTGAGAGTTGTTTAGTTTAGTTGAATAAGGCGTTGACGTTTAGTTGATGCCTTATTTTTTGTTCTTAACTATCTTACATATATTAAATTGTGAAAAATCAAAAAAAAATATTTTTAAAACATTTAGTATATTGTTACGGTACCAAAAGGTTTTGAACACCATACAGGTTGGGGTTTCAGGGTTTATAAAGGTTCACCCAACACCATCCGAATATGAAAATAAAAATTGCTGTACTTCTAACATTTTGTACCATTGGAAGTCTATTTGCCCAAGTTGATAGTTTACAGATTCCACCGAAAAAGAAGTTGTTTAAAAAAACAATTGTTCCTCTTTCTTTGCTCACCGCAGGTATACTATTATCGGACAGTAATTTTGAAAAAAAACTTCACGAAACCGCGCAAGGTTGGGTGGGCAATGATTTTCGTACACATTTGGATGATTACACCCGTTATGCTCCCGTGGCTACTATTTTTGTTGCGAACGTAGCCGGAGTAAAAGCAAAACACCATTGGTTTGACCAAACTAAAAATCTAGCGGTATCCATGATACTTACGGATGTGGTAACCAGAGCCATAAAAAATTCAGTGTATAAAATAAGACCGGACGGTTCTAATGACAATGCATTTCCTTCTGGGCATACTTCTATTGCTTTTGCTTCTGGTTCTGCTGTTTATGAAGAATATAAGGACACCAATGCCTATTTAGCATATAGTGGTTATGGTTTTGCCACAGTAACGGGTGGTTTAAGATTATTTAATGATAAACACTTTATTTCTGATATTCTTGCAGGTGCTGGAGTAGGAATATTAATTACCAAACTCGTTTATCATTTTGATTATTTATGGAAGTATAATCCCTTCTTAAAATTTAAAAATGTAACACTGGTTCCTCGTTACGGTCAAGGAAATGTTGGGTTATATTTCTCAAAGTCTTTTTGACATAATTTTTCTCTTCTTTTTTATCGATAACGAAAGTCCAAAAAGGATGTAGTAATAGGTGGAAAATCTTCTTTTGGTACTTTAGGCTATTTTATTTGAATTGCTGAAAAATTAACGTCTTTGAGCAGAACTCACTTGCCATTTTTATTAAGCTAAAATCTATTTTGATTGCAGCCCTTACCTCTTTGTATCTTTTATAGTTTGACGTCTACTTGAAATAGTATTAATGACTCAAAATAATTCATGAAAGAACAACATATATTAGAGCCTTACAAATTAGGAAGTTTAAAATTGCCGAACCGTGTGGTTATGGCGCCTATGACCCGTAGCAGGGCTAATAACGACGAAAAGAAACCTACTGAAGATTTACAC from Zobellia alginiliquefaciens includes:
- a CDS encoding bestrophin family protein — encoded protein: MYTKPKYPISTVLKWTRRYIYIFFITALIPVLLYEVAGFKWLTLPWQPIGLIGMALAFITGFKNNASYDRQWEARKIYGGIVNASRWFTTMVNDFITNSYADIHKTEAEMFQIRKTMVLRHVAWMSALRHALRQKKTWETAKTNKSDQEHMKKIKVIEFENTLSDELEGYLSLDEKAAVLSKTNKQTAVLNFQSKHIRQLASLGLIDNFRHVEFQTVIGELFTLQGKAERIKNFPYPRQFATLNSYFIWVFIFIMPFGFMRQFDLTAQSLVASGVHNAFFGIFVEHFVWLSIPFTIIISWIFFAMERVGDTSENPFEGMGNDVPISTISRAIEIDIREMIDDDKHHIPDPLPEYANTQM
- a CDS encoding SDR family NAD(P)-dependent oxidoreductase gives rise to the protein MKHILITGSTDGIGKLLALRLAKEGHFVAIHGRNQTKLETTLKEIKEQSNNENVIGFLADFSSLADVEKMAADVIEKMPKIDVLVNNAGIFTSKVDSTPSGIDIRLAVNYLAPYQLTNSVLSLLKKSEAPRVVNLSSAAQSPVSLIALEGKAKLGANEAYAQSKLALTMWSFDLAAKEPIILVVAVNPGSLLNTKMAKEAYGQHWSPAEKGVDILYDLGMTDRAKTASYFDNDKGGYSQAHPDAYNSRKIEELIALSDTITLE
- a CDS encoding NAD(P)H-dependent oxidoreductase, which translates into the protein MKNILVLFSHPKFEKSRANSILADKIKDKVGVTFHDLYECYPDFHIDVDAEKALVESHDIIIFHHPFYWYSCPPLMKQWIDMVLEFGWAYGPSGNALLEKKWLNVITTGGSKAMYCENGINCYAINDFLRPFQQTANLCGMRYLPPFAVMGTHKIEDEKLHTYADQYDKLIDLLMDDVVVAEVSTISFLNDIPQLNT
- a CDS encoding family 16 glycosylhydrolase, translated to MNFSKLVVISVCLLSFACKSEPEQEPAVEQMEQKLPNEEELTPTEVVEEEDTDENANSDIVYDFTGKTPPQAPEGMEWNRIDELSDEFEDADLNTSKWTKSLWNYGVPVQMVEENSGVADGNLWIKATLGNDSERWFESSRVMSIADVNYPMFTVSRIKNAHISAYNTFWLNNGNISNRNEIDVIENNSNPSCDCQPDFPWQMNAQYFHVIDDETKRNKGNFDNRELSDENPLKGVPWNEDYHTFGVWWKDATHIQFYLDGEPAGNVVSAREFTRNLNIIWDLWTVDADWLGGLAQKEHLSDSTLNTMKIDWIHTYKLVDK
- a CDS encoding 2OG-Fe(II) oxygenase, translated to MKTIEHTNALEQALALEIPTREASLRRDPSVAQFWNDNRTLLEDAWAEWETENKDDLLVPDETLLDPRLRKAIKDAWENPEKESAVADLWEEIIPGVYVAQFFDVERLAEFRSYLEDVVNSKIPKRAPYGIQLNRYGMMLDPRSEGHLAAPNFQAFYNEMMDRYMRPIARLLLGTYGYDNQTFGFSIQYNPDKDKDLHAHTDASAATLNININLPDEEFTGSQVDFYDKSSGKTVQTTFEPGKAILHRGNAPHATHPITSGQRSNLVVWLYGDRMQIPRGSTSSYGGGNNAASKVVTAEDITARQRWSLPDGPKDTIAPF
- a CDS encoding phosphatase PAP2 family protein produces the protein MKIKIAVLLTFCTIGSLFAQVDSLQIPPKKKLFKKTIVPLSLLTAGILLSDSNFEKKLHETAQGWVGNDFRTHLDDYTRYAPVATIFVANVAGVKAKHHWFDQTKNLAVSMILTDVVTRAIKNSVYKIRPDGSNDNAFPSGHTSIAFASGSAVYEEYKDTNAYLAYSGYGFATVTGGLRLFNDKHFISDILAGAGVGILITKLVYHFDYLWKYNPFLKFKNVTLVPRYGQGNVGLYFSKSF
- a CDS encoding monovalent cation:proton antiporter-2 (CPA2) family protein, with the translated sequence MTGSILFEAIVFLLGAIICVSIAKRLGLSSVLGYLLAGVLIGPYVLGFIGNEGEDILHFAEFGVVMMLFLIGLEIEPKNFWKMRKTIVGMGGIQVAGTMLLSYFLFILFDFDWKVALTFSMAVALSSTAIALQTIKEKGLLNTNFGASSFSILLFQDIVVIFMLGALPLLVNTDIPAEESHSEHANLLQNLPLGLQTLAILGSVVTIIITGRYLIVPLLRKVAKTGVRELLIAAALLIVFSISFLMELVGLSPALGAFLGGVVLSNSEFKHELESTLEPFKNLLLGLFFMAVGASINFIVIAKSPLTVGGILVAVIVLKALVLFITGSFFKLKLNQKLLLTFSLAQIGEFAFVLLSFAFSLNILEQDQLDIMLVVTALTMTVTPIIGIINERLLLPRLGTRESIKRPMDHIARSQKVILVGFGHFGSTIGRFLRTHGVEATILDHDSNRVDFLRKMGFEVYYGDATRMDLLESAGISEANILICAMDNPEVIKQLAKTVKSKYPKVKLMVRARDRYAAYEFLNLEIDHIYRESLETSLKLASEVLSQMGFRRYTLQRQIQNFIKYDEDSIRRLAKEKIGDENYIFKARKELEQQEKLLEQDFKRGVVEFDTHWDGEQIRTALEENQN
- a CDS encoding LytR/AlgR family response regulator transcription factor; this translates as MMRCIVIDDEPLARECITNYIDQIDMLTCVGTGTSALDIPRILEKTDVDLLFLDVQMPLMNGLEYLKSNPNAPMTILTTAFPNYAIDGFNLNVLDYLLKPISFNRFFTAITKARHQYQLINNGIALVKEEESGCFFIKCDGKYEKINHHDILFVQAMQNYVIIQTDKRKYVTLLFLKNVQEKLSQDAFIRVHKSYIVAIDKIEGVAQHELQIGAHKIPLSRNYRKEVVPKIIGDNLWDKKDI